TGCAGGTCGCCTTCATGATCTTCGTGCTGTTCACCTGCCGGATGGCGGCGCTGGTCCGCCCGCGCCGGGCGACCTAGTTCTCCGCGCGCCAGTCGCCCGAGCGCCCGCCGCGCTTTTCCAGCAGGCGCACCGCGGTGATCGTCATCGCCTTGTCGATCGCCTTGGCCATGTCGTAGATCGTGAGCAGCGCCACCGTCACCGCGGTCAGCGCCTCCATCTCGACCCCGGTCTTGCCGTCGGTCGCCGCCAGCGCCGTGACGGTGACGCCGTCCTCCTCGATCGTCAGGTCGAGCGACACGCGCGTCAGCGGCAGCGGATGACACAGCGGGATCAGGTCGCTGGTCCGCTTGGCCCCCATGATCCCGGCGATCCGCGCGATCGCGATCACGTCGCCCTTCTTCACCGCGCCGTCGCGGATCGCCGCCACCGCCGCGGCCGACATCAGGATACGCCCGGTCGCCACGCCCTCGCGCCGCGTCACCGCCTTGTCGCCGACGTCGACCATATGCGCCGCGCCTGCGGCATCCAGGTGGGTCAGCCCGGCCACGTCACCCCACCATCGCGCGCGTGGCGGCGGCGACATCCGCCTGCCGCATCAACGCCTCGCCGATCAGGAAGCAATGCACGCCGTGCGCCGCCAGTTCGTCCAGGTCAGCGCGCGACGACAGGCCGCTTTCCGCGACGAAGGTACATCCCGCGGGCGCATGGCGCATCAGGTCGTAGGTGCGGCGAAAGTCGACCTCGAACGTCTTCAGGTCGCGGTTGTTGACCCCGATCAGCCGCGACGAAAGCCGCCCCGCGCGCTCCATCTCCGCCTCGTCGTGCACCTCGATCAGCACGTCGAGCCCCTGCTCGATCGCCGCCGCCTCGCACTCGGCGAGGCGCCCGTCGTCCAGCGCCGAGACGATCAGCAGGATCGCGTCCGCCCCGATGCTGCGCGCCTCCAGCATCTGCCACGGGTCGACCGTGAAGTCCTTGCGCAGCACCGGCAGGTCGCAGGCCGCGCGCGCCGCGATCAGATACGCCTCGTCCCCCTGGAAATAGGGCGCGTCGGTCAGCACCGACAGGCACGTCGCCCCGCCCGCGGCATAAGCGCGCGCGTGCGCGGGCGGATCGAAATCCTCACGGATCAGTCCCTTGGACGGACTGGCCTTCTTGATCTCCGCGATCAGCGCGTGGCGCCCCGCCGCCGCGGTGCGGTCCAGCGCGGCGCGAAAGCCGCGCGGCGGCGTCTGCGCGGCGGCACGCGCGGTCAGCTCCGCAATCGAAACCGCGGCACGGCGCGCCGCCACCTCGTCGCGCTTGGTGGCGCAGATCGTGTCGAGAATGGTCATGAATATGCGATCCAGCGGTCGAGCAGCCGGTCGGCCGCGCCATTGTCGAGCACCTCGCCGGCGCGCGCCGCGGCGTCGGCCAATGCCGTGTCCGTCCCTGCCAGCACCAGCGCCGCCGCCGCGTTGAGCATCACCGCATCGCGATAAGCCCCCCGCTCGCCGCGCAGCAGCCGCCGGAGCGCCGCCGCGTTGTACGCGGGGTCGCCGCCCCGGATCGCCAGCGTCGGGTGGCGCGCGACCCCGGCATCCTCGGGCGCGATCCGCTCCGCCATCGCCACCGCGCCGATCGCGACGACCCGGGTCGGCCCGGCGCCGGAGATTTCGTCCAGCCCCTCCTCCCCCGCGACGACCAGCGCCGCCTCGGTGCCGAGCTGCGCCAGCGCATCGGCATAGACCGGCGCATAGTCCGGCCGGGCGATCCCGATCAGCTGGCGCGTGACATGCGCCGGATTGGCGAGCGGTCCCATCAGGTTGAAGATCGTGCGCCGCCCGATATGACGGCGGATCGGCGTGATCCGCTTCATGACGGGGTGATGATTCGCCGCGAACAGGAAGCCGATGCCCAGGTCGCGCAGGGTCGCCTCCGCCAGCGCCCCGGCGCGGTCCATATCCAGCCCCAGCGCCTCCAGCGTATCCGCGGCGCCTGCCTTGGACGAGGCGGCGCGGTTGCCATGCTTGGCGACCGGCACGCCACAGGCGGCGACCACCAGGCTGACCGCGGTCGAGACGTTGAGCGTATGCTGCCCGTCGCCCCCGGTGCCACAGACGTCGATCGCGCCGGCAGGGGCGCTGACCGGGATCAGCCGCTCGCGCATCGCGCGCGCCGCCTCGGCGATCTCGGTGCTGCTCTCGCCGCGCTCGGACAGCGCGATCAGGAAATCGGCGACCGCCGCCTCGCTGGTGCGCGCGTCGAGCAGGTCGGC
The sequence above is drawn from the Sphingomonas adhaesiva genome and encodes:
- the trpD gene encoding anthranilate phosphoribosyltransferase; translation: MTAHVALPDARTPLSREVAAQAFADLLDARTSEAAVADFLIALSERGESSTEIAEAARAMRERLIPVSAPAGAIDVCGTGGDGQHTLNVSTAVSLVVAACGVPVAKHGNRAASSKAGAADTLEALGLDMDRAGALAEATLRDLGIGFLFAANHHPVMKRITPIRRHIGRRTIFNLMGPLANPAHVTRQLIGIARPDYAPVYADALAQLGTEAALVVAGEEGLDEISGAGPTRVVAIGAVAMAERIAPEDAGVARHPTLAIRGGDPAYNAAALRRLLRGERGAYRDAVMLNAAAALVLAGTDTALADAAARAGEVLDNGAADRLLDRWIAYS
- the moaC gene encoding cyclic pyranopterin monophosphate synthase MoaC, producing the protein MAGLTHLDAAGAAHMVDVGDKAVTRREGVATGRILMSAAAVAAIRDGAVKKGDVIAIARIAGIMGAKRTSDLIPLCHPLPLTRVSLDLTIEEDGVTVTALAATDGKTGVEMEALTAVTVALLTIYDMAKAIDKAMTITAVRLLEKRGGRSGDWRAEN
- the trpC gene encoding indole-3-glycerol phosphate synthase TrpC → MTILDTICATKRDEVAARRAAVSIAELTARAAAQTPPRGFRAALDRTAAAGRHALIAEIKKASPSKGLIREDFDPPAHARAYAAGGATCLSVLTDAPYFQGDEAYLIAARAACDLPVLRKDFTVDPWQMLEARSIGADAILLIVSALDDGRLAECEAAAIEQGLDVLIEVHDEAEMERAGRLSSRLIGVNNRDLKTFEVDFRRTYDLMRHAPAGCTFVAESGLSSRADLDELAAHGVHCFLIGEALMRQADVAAATRAMVG